One stretch of Tenacibaculum sp. MAR_2010_89 DNA includes these proteins:
- a CDS encoding AraC family transcriptional regulator: MNQITIDFSFYSILDILSISTAFMLGLLFITSKSNNKKANIFLGLFLWSLTIEIFGSFSQSVNELENYNNIQSSLFTIPFLLLYTIQTLNEKIKAYCYLLFIPGFILNFVPVENIVTKYFEYLFNILLLINITIILKKNQNRIGDFYSNIENKTFVWLKAIVYIFFTFHVLWVSEDIIELKSIKLTQYFAFLSTILTFIMIYWIGYNGFTQSDLFKFSLFINDKASLEKTYSKESFSIIYDKIEMDKLFLTSNLTLKTLSEKLDIREKELSKLINTHTNKNFYNFINQFRVNEFKKLLLSPKAKQLSILGLAEEAGFSSKSTFYSAFKNLEGITPKQYQNNVKMSE, translated from the coding sequence ATGAATCAAATAACAATAGACTTTTCATTCTACAGTATTTTAGATATTCTTTCAATATCTACAGCTTTTATGCTTGGTTTACTTTTTATAACTTCAAAATCAAACAATAAAAAAGCCAATATTTTTTTAGGTTTATTTCTCTGGTCATTAACTATTGAAATATTTGGTTCTTTTAGTCAATCAGTTAATGAACTTGAAAATTACAATAACATTCAATCATCATTATTTACAATCCCTTTTTTACTGTTATATACCATACAAACCTTAAATGAGAAGATTAAAGCTTATTGCTATTTATTATTCATACCCGGGTTTATTTTAAACTTTGTTCCTGTAGAAAATATAGTCACAAAATATTTTGAATATTTATTTAATATTCTGCTCTTAATTAATATTACAATAATTCTTAAGAAAAATCAAAATAGAATTGGTGATTTTTACTCTAACATAGAAAATAAAACATTTGTATGGCTTAAAGCAATAGTATACATATTTTTCACCTTTCATGTTCTTTGGGTTTCAGAAGATATTATCGAGTTAAAAAGTATAAAACTTACCCAATACTTTGCTTTTTTATCAACCATTTTAACCTTTATTATGATTTACTGGATAGGCTATAATGGTTTTACTCAATCTGATTTATTTAAGTTCTCTCTATTTATTAATGACAAAGCCTCTTTAGAAAAAACATATTCAAAAGAATCTTTTAGTATAATCTATGATAAAATTGAAATGGATAAGCTTTTTTTAACTTCTAATCTCACATTAAAAACATTGTCTGAAAAATTAGATATTAGAGAAAAAGAATTATCAAAACTTATTAATACCCACACAAATAAAAACTTTTACAATTTTATAAATCAATTTAGAGTGAATGAATTTAAAAAGCTTCTTTTATCACCTAAAGCTAAACAACTTTCAATTTTGGGTTTAGCAGAAGAAGCTGGTTTCTCCTCTAAATCAACTTTTTATTCTGCTTTTAAAAACCTAGAAGGAATAACCCCAAAACAATACCAAAACAATGTAAAAATGTCCGAATAA
- a CDS encoding glutamine--tRNA ligase/YqeY domain fusion protein, translating to MSEEKKSLNFIEQIIEEDLANGMPKENLRFRFPPEPNGYLHIGHTKAIGISFGLGEKYNAPVNLRFDDTNPAKEEQEYVDAIKKDVTWLGYQWENELYSSDYFQQLYDWAVQLIKDGKAYIDSQSSEEMRTQKGTPTEHGVASPYRNRSVEENLDLFNRMKNGEFEEGTHVLRAKIDMTSPNMLMRDPLMYRILKKAHHRTGNDWVIYPMYDWTHGESDYIEQVSHSLCSLEFKPHRELYNWFRDNVYEYSKSAYPNPPKQREFSRLNLSYTIMSKRKLLKLVEEGVVNGWDDPRMPTISGLRRRGYTPAAIRNFIETVGVSKRENIIDVALLEFKIREDLNKTANRVMGVLDPVKVIIDNYPEDKEEILIAENNPEDENSGTRIVPFSREIYIEREDFREEANKKFFRLKLGKEVRLKNAYFITATSCEKDENGNITVIHCTYDPLTKSGSGTEESKRKVKGTLHWVSIKHAVKAEVRAYDRLFSDEAPDSHKDKDFMEFINPNSLEKITAFVEPSLQTSKIGDRFQFQRLGYFNVDDDSTPENLVFNKIVGLRDNWAKTNKK from the coding sequence ATGTCAGAAGAAAAGAAATCATTAAACTTTATTGAACAAATAATTGAAGAAGATTTGGCTAATGGAATGCCTAAAGAAAATTTACGTTTTCGTTTTCCTCCTGAACCAAATGGATATTTACATATTGGACATACAAAAGCTATTGGAATTAGCTTTGGTTTAGGTGAAAAATATAATGCTCCTGTGAATCTTCGTTTTGATGATACAAATCCAGCAAAAGAAGAACAAGAGTATGTTGATGCCATAAAAAAGGATGTAACTTGGCTAGGATATCAATGGGAAAATGAATTATACTCATCTGACTATTTTCAACAATTATATGATTGGGCTGTTCAATTAATTAAAGATGGAAAAGCATATATAGATTCTCAATCTTCTGAAGAAATGCGTACACAAAAAGGAACTCCTACAGAGCATGGAGTTGCTAGCCCATATAGAAATAGAAGTGTTGAAGAGAATTTAGATTTATTCAACCGAATGAAAAATGGAGAGTTTGAAGAAGGCACACATGTTTTACGTGCAAAAATTGATATGACTTCTCCTAATATGTTAATGAGAGATCCATTAATGTATCGTATTCTAAAGAAAGCGCATCACAGAACAGGAAATGATTGGGTTATTTATCCTATGTACGATTGGACACATGGAGAAAGTGACTATATAGAACAAGTTTCACATTCATTATGTTCTTTAGAATTTAAACCTCATAGAGAATTATATAATTGGTTTCGTGATAATGTGTATGAATATAGTAAATCAGCATACCCAAACCCTCCTAAACAAAGAGAGTTTTCTCGTTTAAACTTAAGCTATACTATTATGAGTAAGCGAAAGTTATTAAAACTAGTTGAAGAAGGTGTAGTAAACGGATGGGATGACCCTCGTATGCCTACTATTTCTGGTTTACGCCGAAGAGGATACACGCCAGCTGCTATTCGTAATTTTATTGAAACTGTTGGAGTATCTAAACGTGAAAACATTATTGATGTTGCTTTACTTGAATTTAAAATACGTGAAGATTTAAACAAAACTGCCAATAGAGTGATGGGGGTTTTAGATCCTGTAAAAGTAATAATTGATAACTACCCTGAGGATAAAGAAGAAATTCTAATTGCAGAAAACAATCCTGAAGATGAAAACTCAGGAACAAGAATAGTTCCTTTTTCTAGAGAAATTTATATAGAACGTGAAGACTTTAGAGAAGAGGCTAACAAGAAGTTTTTCAGATTAAAGCTTGGTAAAGAAGTACGCTTAAAAAATGCTTATTTTATTACAGCTACTAGTTGTGAAAAAGATGAAAACGGAAATATTACAGTTATTCACTGTACCTATGATCCGTTAACAAAATCTGGTAGTGGTACTGAAGAGAGCAAACGTAAAGTGAAAGGAACATTGCATTGGGTCTCTATAAAACATGCTGTAAAAGCTGAAGTTAGAGCATATGATAGATTATTCTCTGATGAAGCACCAGACTCTCACAAAGACAAAGATTTTATGGAGTTTATCAATCCAAATTCTTTAGAAAAAATAACCGCTTTTGTTGAACCTAGTTTACAAACTTCAAAAATTGGAGATCGTTTTCAATTTCAACGCCTAGGGTATTTTAATGTAGATGATGATTCTACACCTGAAAATTTAGTGTTCAATAAAATTGTTGGATTACGTGATAATTGGGCAAAAACAAATAAAAAATAA